The following are from one region of the Camarhynchus parvulus chromosome 3, STF_HiC, whole genome shotgun sequence genome:
- the MCFD2 gene encoding multiple coagulation factor deficiency protein 2, translating to MVSREWWPARVQPGACGTAETRPREITMAQRMFRTHLLFCFAMAAFFISALAEEHVGESQHPNIRLDKNLVQDKEHIMEHLEGVIEKPESEMSPQELQLHYFKMHDYDGNNLLDGLELATAISHVHKEEGGEHTQAMKEEELISLIDDVLRDDDKNNDGYIDYAEFAKSLE from the exons ATGGTGTCTCGGGAATGGTGGCCAGCCCGCGTCCAGCCCGGAGCCTGCGGCACGGCGGAGACCCGGCCGAGG gAGATCACAATGGCCCAAAGGATGTTCAGAACACATTTGCTGTTCTGCTTTGCTATGGCTGCATTCTTCATCTCTGCCCTAGCTGAAGAACACGTAGGAGAGAGTCAACATCCAAATATTCGCCTTGATAAGAATTTGGTACAAGATAAAGA acACATTATGGAACACCTGGAAGGTGTTATCGAGAAACCAGAATCTGAGATGTCTCCACAAGAGTTGCAGCTCCATTACTTCAAAATGCATGATTATGATGGCAATAATTTGCTAGATGGGTTAGAACTTGCTACTGCTATCTCACATGTCCACAAAGAG gaAGGTGGTGAACATACCCAAGCAATGAAAGAAGAAGAGCTGATTAGTCTAATAGATGATGTCTTGAGAGATGATGACAAGAACAATGATGGATACATTGACTATGCAGAATTTGCAAAATCACTGGAATAA